In the genome of Coturnix japonica isolate 7356 chromosome Z, Coturnix japonica 2.1, whole genome shotgun sequence, one region contains:
- the LOC107306595 gene encoding atrial natriuretic peptide receptor 1-like isoform X2, whose product MMDCGGLEMAWVQKPPEMAVSGEFFNVTYAVFASDGFYQYAVQNGILSHSNASAAKEFCEEHECPASWKDANGENCCVHHANIHSCPLAFMGKGGICGPWIPDDGQIFTHTLSTAGKMSQRNWTAKVVLVHVGVTSLIAHIRVGRMQVALEAKTTVLPAVVCGDGSCEEEESCSICPADCGECPLSAYARIAIALPICLICTGFIMTVIWFQYQKQKMLWDESWIIEFTSIKQDHMLWTATGSSMSAPPAPSESNASCITVMSSCTAAANVSKKQHFTLTGRYDGRTVAIKKIMKKAFTLSKSIRKEVKQVRELDHPNLCKFIGGCIEIPNVAIVTEYCPKGSLHDVLLNEEIPLNWGFRFSFATDIAQGMAYLHHHKMYHGRLKSNNCVIDDRWVCKIADYGLQLYRKEDSAEGYQQHLIQIYTAPEIHSLSESEPNSMTDVYSYAIILLEIATRSDPMPKDDLPSSECSWCLPLTELISGKAEDSCPCPTDYIELIRKCRKNNPVQRPTFEQIKKTLNKMNPNNVNPVDTMMTLMEKYSKHLEMLVSERTQDLMLEKQKTDRLLYSMLPKQVADDLRQGKRAQAQSYLSATIFFSDIVGFTQLSSSSTPYQVVDLLNKLYTTFDEIIDNYDVYKVETIGDAYMVVSGVPKENGILHAGEIASMALDLVNVCKTFRIPHKPNTLLKIRAGIHSGAVVAGVVGTKMPRYCLFGDTVNTASRMESTSEALKIQCSSNAYQLLEQIGDYVLICRGNLQVKGKGDMITYWLEGKQAFATQKTVPSPAVTLQDPNRAPLSSIPGVLQSDPVSSPAY is encoded by the exons ATGATGGACTGTGGAG GTCTGGAGATGGCATGGGTACAGAAGCCCCCAGAAATGGCAGTAAGTGGGGAATTCTTCAATGTGACCTATGCAGTCTTTGCTTCAGATGGCTTTTATCAGTATGCAGTACAAAATGGAATCCTTTCTCACAG CAATGCTAGTGCTGCAAAGGAATTCTGTGAGGAGCATGAGTGCCCTGCCAGCTGGAAAGATGCAAATGGCGAGAACTGCTGTGTCCACCATGCCAATATTCACTCCTGTCCTTTGGCCTTCATG GGTAAAGGAGGAATATGTGGTCCGTGGATTCCTGATGATGGCCAGATATTTACTCACACTTTGTcaacagctggaaaaatgaGCCAAAGAAACTGGACTGCCAAG GTAGTTTTGGTTCATGTGGGTGTGACTTCTCTCATTGCACACATCAGAGTTGGGAGAATGCAAGTTGCTTTGGAAGCGAAGACCACAGTCCTTCCTGCAGTAG TCTGTGGAGATGGCTCTTGCgaggaggaagaaagctgcTCTATCTGTCCAGCAGATTGTGGAGAATGCCCTCTGTCTGCTTATGCTAGGATAGCAATTGCCTTACCCATATGTTTAATCTGTACTGGCTTCATTATGACAGTCATT tgGTTTCAGtatcagaaacaaaagatgCTGTGGGATGAAAGCTGGATTATAGAGTTCACCAGCATCAAACAAG ATCACATGCTCTGGACAGCAACAGGAAGCAGTATGAGTGCTCCGCCAGCACCAAGTGAATCCAATGCCAGCTGTATCACTGTTATgagctcctgcactgcagctgctaaTGTGTCCAAGAAACAGCACTTCACCCTTACTGGGAGATA tGATGGTAGAACAGTGgccataaaaaaaataatgaagaaggCATTCACCCTATCCAAATCCATACGTAAGGAAGTAAAGCAAGTAAG GGAACTTGACCATCCAAATCTCTGCAAATTCATTGGTGGTTGTATAGAAATACCAAATGTTGCCATAGTGACTGAGTACTGCCCCAAAGGCAGCCTTCATGATGTTCTGCTCAATGAAGAAATCCCTTTGAACTGGGGATTCAG gttttcttttgctaCTGATATTGCCCAAGGAATGGCCTATCTTCACCACCACAAAATGTACCATGGACGGTTGAAGTCTAATAACTGTGTAATAGATGACCGATGGGTTTGTAAAATTGCAG ATTATGGCTTGCAGTTGTACAGAAAAGAAGATTCTGCTGAAGGGTACCAGCAGCACTTGATACAGATTTACACAGCTCCTGAAATCCATTCCCTTTCGGAATCTGAACCCAATTCCATGACAGATGTATACAG TTATGCCATCATTTTACTAGAAATTGCCACAAGAAGTGACCCTATGCCA AAAGATGATTTGCCTTCATCAGAATGTTCCTGGTGTCTACCTTTAACAGAATTAATTTCAGGAAAGGCAGAGGATTCCTGTCCATGTCCCACAGATTACATAGAG CTAATCAGAAAgtgcagaaaaaataatccagtcCAAAGGCCTACATTTGAACAAATCAAGAAGACGTTAAACAAGATGAATCCTAATAACGTTAACCCTGTTGACACGATGATGACTCTG ATGGAGAAATACAGCAAACACCTGGAGATGCTGGTTTCTGAGAGAACCCAGGACTTAAtgcttgaaaaacagaagactgaTCGTCTGTTGTATA GTATGTTGCCAAAGCAAGTAGCAGACGATCTCAGACAGGGAAAACGTGCACAAGCTCAAAGTTACTTAAGTGCCACCATCTTTTTCAG TGACATTGTTGGCTTCACTCAGCtatccagcagcagcacacctTACCAAGTGGTAGATCTCTTGAACAAGCTTTATACTACTTTTGATGAAATCATAGATAACTATGATGTCTATAAGGTGGAGACCATAGGAGATGCCT ATATGGTAGTGTCTGGAGTACCCAAAGAGAATGGGATCCTTCACGCTGGTGAGATTGCAAGCATGGCTTTAGACCTTGTGAATGTCTGCAAGACTTTTAGGATCCCACACAAGCCCAACACCCTCCTAAAGATAAGAGCTGGAATACATTCAG ggGCTGTTGTAGCTGGGGTTGTTGGGACCAAAATGCCAAGATATTGTTTATTTGGAGATACTGTGAACACAGCTTCCAGGATGGAATCTACCAGTGAAG CTCTTAAAATACAGTGCAGTTCAAATGCATACCAGCTGTTGGAGCAGATTGGAGACTATGTGTTAATATGTCGTGGGAATTTACAAGTCAAG gGGAAAGGAGACATGATAACTTACTGGCTTGAAGGTAAGCAAGCGTTTGCCACTCAGAAGACAgtccccagcccagctgtgacTCTTCAAGATCCCAACAGAGCTCCACTTAGTTCGATACCAGGTGTCCTTCAGAGTGATCCTGTCTCAAGTCCTGCTTACTAG
- the LOC107306595 gene encoding atrial natriuretic peptide receptor 1-like isoform X1, translating into MLSQQIPGPASCTWPPFRTSELCDRQLAIKVIIVEGWHDLDNKDYDCWPLEKPDEYNMMDCGGLEMAWVQKPPEMAVSGEFFNVTYAVFASDGFYQYAVQNGILSHSNASAAKEFCEEHECPASWKDANGENCCVHHANIHSCPLAFMGKGGICGPWIPDDGQIFTHTLSTAGKMSQRNWTAKVVLVHVGVTSLIAHIRVGRMQVALEAKTTVLPAVVCGDGSCEEEESCSICPADCGECPLSAYARIAIALPICLICTGFIMTVIWFQYQKQKMLWDESWIIEFTSIKQDHMLWTATGSSMSAPPAPSESNASCITVMSSCTAAANVSKKQHFTLTGRYDGRTVAIKKIMKKAFTLSKSIRKEVKQVRELDHPNLCKFIGGCIEIPNVAIVTEYCPKGSLHDVLLNEEIPLNWGFRFSFATDIAQGMAYLHHHKMYHGRLKSNNCVIDDRWVCKIADYGLQLYRKEDSAEGYQQHLIQIYTAPEIHSLSESEPNSMTDVYSYAIILLEIATRSDPMPKDDLPSSECSWCLPLTELISGKAEDSCPCPTDYIELIRKCRKNNPVQRPTFEQIKKTLNKMNPNNVNPVDTMMTLMEKYSKHLEMLVSERTQDLMLEKQKTDRLLYSMLPKQVADDLRQGKRAQAQSYLSATIFFSDIVGFTQLSSSSTPYQVVDLLNKLYTTFDEIIDNYDVYKVETIGDAYMVVSGVPKENGILHAGEIASMALDLVNVCKTFRIPHKPNTLLKIRAGIHSGAVVAGVVGTKMPRYCLFGDTVNTASRMESTSEALKIQCSSNAYQLLEQIGDYVLICRGNLQVKGKGDMITYWLEGKQAFATQKTVPSPAVTLQDPNRAPLSSIPGVLQSDPVSSPAY; encoded by the exons ATTCCTGGACCAGCTTCTTGTACATGGCCACCTTTCAGGACTTCTGAACTTTGTGACAGGCAATTAGCTATAAAG GTGATAATAGTGGAGGGATGGCATGATTTAGACAACAAAGACTATGACTGTTGGCCCCTGGAAAAACCAGATGAATATAACATGATGGACTGTGGAG GTCTGGAGATGGCATGGGTACAGAAGCCCCCAGAAATGGCAGTAAGTGGGGAATTCTTCAATGTGACCTATGCAGTCTTTGCTTCAGATGGCTTTTATCAGTATGCAGTACAAAATGGAATCCTTTCTCACAG CAATGCTAGTGCTGCAAAGGAATTCTGTGAGGAGCATGAGTGCCCTGCCAGCTGGAAAGATGCAAATGGCGAGAACTGCTGTGTCCACCATGCCAATATTCACTCCTGTCCTTTGGCCTTCATG GGTAAAGGAGGAATATGTGGTCCGTGGATTCCTGATGATGGCCAGATATTTACTCACACTTTGTcaacagctggaaaaatgaGCCAAAGAAACTGGACTGCCAAG GTAGTTTTGGTTCATGTGGGTGTGACTTCTCTCATTGCACACATCAGAGTTGGGAGAATGCAAGTTGCTTTGGAAGCGAAGACCACAGTCCTTCCTGCAGTAG TCTGTGGAGATGGCTCTTGCgaggaggaagaaagctgcTCTATCTGTCCAGCAGATTGTGGAGAATGCCCTCTGTCTGCTTATGCTAGGATAGCAATTGCCTTACCCATATGTTTAATCTGTACTGGCTTCATTATGACAGTCATT tgGTTTCAGtatcagaaacaaaagatgCTGTGGGATGAAAGCTGGATTATAGAGTTCACCAGCATCAAACAAG ATCACATGCTCTGGACAGCAACAGGAAGCAGTATGAGTGCTCCGCCAGCACCAAGTGAATCCAATGCCAGCTGTATCACTGTTATgagctcctgcactgcagctgctaaTGTGTCCAAGAAACAGCACTTCACCCTTACTGGGAGATA tGATGGTAGAACAGTGgccataaaaaaaataatgaagaaggCATTCACCCTATCCAAATCCATACGTAAGGAAGTAAAGCAAGTAAG GGAACTTGACCATCCAAATCTCTGCAAATTCATTGGTGGTTGTATAGAAATACCAAATGTTGCCATAGTGACTGAGTACTGCCCCAAAGGCAGCCTTCATGATGTTCTGCTCAATGAAGAAATCCCTTTGAACTGGGGATTCAG gttttcttttgctaCTGATATTGCCCAAGGAATGGCCTATCTTCACCACCACAAAATGTACCATGGACGGTTGAAGTCTAATAACTGTGTAATAGATGACCGATGGGTTTGTAAAATTGCAG ATTATGGCTTGCAGTTGTACAGAAAAGAAGATTCTGCTGAAGGGTACCAGCAGCACTTGATACAGATTTACACAGCTCCTGAAATCCATTCCCTTTCGGAATCTGAACCCAATTCCATGACAGATGTATACAG TTATGCCATCATTTTACTAGAAATTGCCACAAGAAGTGACCCTATGCCA AAAGATGATTTGCCTTCATCAGAATGTTCCTGGTGTCTACCTTTAACAGAATTAATTTCAGGAAAGGCAGAGGATTCCTGTCCATGTCCCACAGATTACATAGAG CTAATCAGAAAgtgcagaaaaaataatccagtcCAAAGGCCTACATTTGAACAAATCAAGAAGACGTTAAACAAGATGAATCCTAATAACGTTAACCCTGTTGACACGATGATGACTCTG ATGGAGAAATACAGCAAACACCTGGAGATGCTGGTTTCTGAGAGAACCCAGGACTTAAtgcttgaaaaacagaagactgaTCGTCTGTTGTATA GTATGTTGCCAAAGCAAGTAGCAGACGATCTCAGACAGGGAAAACGTGCACAAGCTCAAAGTTACTTAAGTGCCACCATCTTTTTCAG TGACATTGTTGGCTTCACTCAGCtatccagcagcagcacacctTACCAAGTGGTAGATCTCTTGAACAAGCTTTATACTACTTTTGATGAAATCATAGATAACTATGATGTCTATAAGGTGGAGACCATAGGAGATGCCT ATATGGTAGTGTCTGGAGTACCCAAAGAGAATGGGATCCTTCACGCTGGTGAGATTGCAAGCATGGCTTTAGACCTTGTGAATGTCTGCAAGACTTTTAGGATCCCACACAAGCCCAACACCCTCCTAAAGATAAGAGCTGGAATACATTCAG ggGCTGTTGTAGCTGGGGTTGTTGGGACCAAAATGCCAAGATATTGTTTATTTGGAGATACTGTGAACACAGCTTCCAGGATGGAATCTACCAGTGAAG CTCTTAAAATACAGTGCAGTTCAAATGCATACCAGCTGTTGGAGCAGATTGGAGACTATGTGTTAATATGTCGTGGGAATTTACAAGTCAAG gGGAAAGGAGACATGATAACTTACTGGCTTGAAGGTAAGCAAGCGTTTGCCACTCAGAAGACAgtccccagcccagctgtgacTCTTCAAGATCCCAACAGAGCTCCACTTAGTTCGATACCAGGTGTCCTTCAGAGTGATCCTGTCTCAAGTCCTGCTTACTAG